A window from uncultured Anaeromusa sp. encodes these proteins:
- the lpxA gene encoding acyl-ACP--UDP-N-acetylglucosamine O-acyltransferase codes for MQTDKVVPLRMIHEMAVVHPNARLGKDVQIGPYAVIGEHVVIGDGTKIGPHVVIDGWTSIGKDCVIFPSASIGAEPQDLKFKGEKSYVFIGDRTTLREFTTVNRATGEGEETRIGSDCLMMAYTHVAHNCIVGNHVIMSNAATLAGHIIVEDRVVIGGLSGVHQFVKIGRNAMIGGASKVVQDVPPFMIADGHPAKVAGLNSVGMSRAGVPKEARRELKKAYRILYKNGLSLDQAIAMMEQELESYEEVEHFLRFLRNAERGICRTRRDSSE; via the coding sequence ATGCAAACGGATAAAGTAGTACCTTTGCGTATGATTCACGAGATGGCAGTGGTTCATCCCAATGCGCGTCTTGGCAAGGATGTTCAGATAGGCCCCTACGCAGTCATTGGTGAACATGTAGTGATTGGCGATGGGACGAAAATAGGCCCGCATGTGGTTATTGACGGCTGGACCAGCATTGGCAAGGACTGTGTTATTTTCCCCAGTGCTTCGATTGGAGCGGAACCGCAGGACTTGAAATTCAAGGGCGAGAAAAGCTATGTGTTTATCGGCGACCGGACGACATTGCGCGAATTTACCACGGTAAATAGGGCAACTGGCGAAGGCGAAGAAACACGCATTGGCTCTGATTGCTTAATGATGGCCTATACGCATGTGGCGCATAACTGTATAGTAGGAAATCACGTAATCATGTCCAATGCCGCTACGTTGGCAGGACATATTATTGTGGAAGATCGCGTTGTAATCGGTGGCTTGTCCGGGGTGCACCAGTTTGTTAAAATTGGCCGCAATGCGATGATTGGCGGCGCGTCTAAAGTGGTTCAAGATGTGCCTCCCTTTATGATTGCCGACGGGCATCCGGCCAAGGTAGCCGGCTTGAACAGCGTAGGCATGTCTAGAGCAGGCGTGCCGAAAGAAGCGCGGCGCGAACTAAAGAAAGCGTATCGAATTTTATATAAGAACGGCTTATCGCTAGACCAAGCGATCGCGATGATGGAGCAGGAGCTGGAATCCTACGAAGAAGTGGAACACTTCTTGCGCTTTTTGCGCAATGCGGAGCGGGGGATTTGTCGGACGCGCCGTGACAGCAGCGAATAA
- the fabZ gene encoding 3-hydroxyacyl-ACP dehydratase FabZ, with protein MVLTIEEIKEIIPHRYPFLLVDRILELEPLKRGVGIKNVTANEPFFQGHFPNKPVMPGVLLLEAMAQVGGVSLLYPDENRGKIAYFAGMEGVKFRKPVVPGDQVRMEAEVTRLRGSVGKVRAEAFVEGQLVAEAEFMFALSDKQE; from the coding sequence GTGGTATTAACTATTGAAGAAATCAAGGAAATTATTCCTCATCGGTATCCGTTTTTATTGGTAGATCGCATTTTGGAGTTGGAGCCCTTAAAGCGTGGCGTCGGCATAAAAAATGTGACTGCTAACGAGCCTTTTTTTCAGGGGCATTTTCCGAATAAACCGGTTATGCCGGGAGTATTGCTGCTGGAGGCTATGGCGCAGGTTGGAGGGGTTTCTTTATTGTATCCGGATGAAAACCGGGGCAAGATTGCTTATTTTGCCGGTATGGAAGGCGTTAAGTTCCGTAAACCGGTCGTACCTGGCGATCAGGTGCGTATGGAAGCGGAAGTAACCCGTCTGCGCGGTTCCGTAGGTAAAGTGCGTGCAGAGGCTTTTGTAGAGGGTCAATTGGTAGCGGAAGCAGAGTTTATGTTTGCCCTGTCGGACAAGCAAGAATAA
- the lpxC gene encoding UDP-3-O-acyl-N-acetylglucosamine deacetylase codes for MERQSTLAREVAYSGIGLHSGREVKVRFLPAPADTGILFERIDLPGRPRVPAQAACVTQTMRATTLEAGEAKVFTVEHILAAFSALNLDNCLIEIDSMEPPVADGSALPFLELLAEAGRCEQQALRLVYCIEEAFIVRDGNRFISILPYDGFRITFTSVNPHKAIGIQFADVEITKDLFWREIAPARTIGFVHEIEVLQAQGLALGGSMENAAVYDENGAVNVLRFSDELVRHKVLDVVGDLALAGPIKGHVVAVSSGHALNTKLSQLIAAARQGGCA; via the coding sequence ATGGAACGACAAAGTACTCTGGCAAGGGAAGTTGCCTATAGCGGGATTGGCCTGCATTCCGGACGGGAAGTGAAAGTGCGTTTTTTGCCAGCGCCTGCAGATACGGGAATCCTTTTTGAACGGATTGACTTGCCCGGCAGACCTCGCGTTCCGGCGCAAGCGGCCTGTGTAACGCAGACCATGCGGGCGACAACGTTGGAAGCGGGTGAAGCCAAGGTTTTTACGGTGGAACATATCTTGGCGGCATTTTCCGCGTTGAACCTTGATAATTGTCTCATTGAAATTGATTCGATGGAACCGCCTGTGGCGGATGGCAGCGCTTTGCCGTTTTTGGAGCTCTTAGCAGAGGCGGGGCGTTGTGAGCAGCAAGCGTTACGCTTGGTTTACTGTATCGAAGAGGCGTTTATAGTGCGGGATGGAAATCGGTTCATTTCTATTTTGCCGTATGATGGCTTTCGTATTACTTTTACGTCGGTTAATCCGCACAAGGCGATTGGAATTCAATTTGCCGATGTGGAAATTACCAAGGATTTATTTTGGCGAGAGATTGCCCCGGCGCGGACCATTGGCTTTGTCCATGAAATAGAAGTATTGCAGGCGCAAGGCTTGGCCTTGGGCGGCAGCATGGAAAACGCAGCCGTGTATGATGAAAATGGCGCGGTTAATGTACTACGTTTTTCGGATGAATTGGTCCGGCACAAGGTGCTGGATGTGGTTGGCGATTTAGCGTTGGCAGGTCCGATTAAAGGCCATGTAGTGGCAGTATCGTCCGGTCATGCATTGAATACAAAACTGTCGCAGTTAATTGCTGCGGCCAGGCAGGGAGGTTGCGCATAG
- a CDS encoding lysophospholipid acyltransferase family protein, which yields MLYFAVKLLSRLACSLSSATAKRWGGYLGCVAWKLTPQKRKKMAIENIRLSLAVDQTEAERVARASAVRFGPMFMEVLRVPLLLKQPLDSWISFTGAEHLEQALALGRGVVLATAHSGNWELLGAALAKRGFPLVAVVQKQTNDAMDRFINEYRRQSGMHVTYKSGVKEMIQLLGEGQIIGLLVDQDAGAEGVRTQFFEREASSPPGAAHLARMRQVPIVPAFITQEADGRHHAWLYPPVFVEKTGNKKEEIQQTTQVLTQCVEQHIRQYPEEWFWLHNRWKHGSDLEMNK from the coding sequence ATGTTATACTTTGCTGTAAAGCTTCTCAGTCGTCTGGCTTGCTCTCTTTCCTCAGCGACGGCTAAGCGATGGGGCGGCTACCTGGGGTGTGTAGCCTGGAAGCTGACTCCGCAAAAAAGAAAAAAAATGGCCATTGAGAACATTCGACTGAGTTTAGCTGTTGACCAAACAGAAGCGGAGCGTGTAGCTCGCGCCAGCGCGGTGCGTTTTGGCCCTATGTTTATGGAAGTGCTGCGCGTGCCGCTTTTATTAAAGCAGCCTCTCGATAGCTGGATTTCCTTTACCGGTGCGGAGCATCTGGAACAAGCCTTGGCGTTGGGGAGAGGCGTTGTTTTGGCGACCGCCCATAGCGGCAACTGGGAGCTCTTGGGCGCCGCCTTGGCGAAACGAGGCTTTCCGTTGGTGGCAGTAGTGCAAAAGCAGACAAATGATGCGATGGACCGTTTTATTAACGAATATCGTCGCCAAAGTGGCATGCATGTGACCTATAAATCAGGTGTAAAGGAAATGATTCAGCTTTTAGGCGAAGGACAAATTATCGGTTTGCTGGTGGATCAGGATGCAGGAGCAGAAGGTGTTAGAACCCAGTTTTTTGAGCGCGAAGCCTCCAGTCCTCCAGGTGCGGCGCATTTGGCGCGTATGCGCCAGGTTCCGATTGTGCCGGCTTTTATTACGCAAGAGGCGGATGGACGGCATCATGCCTGGCTTTATCCGCCGGTATTTGTCGAGAAGACGGGAAATAAAAAAGAAGAAATTCAGCAAACAACGCAAGTGCTGACCCAATGCGTCGAGCAGCACATTCGGCAGTATCCTGAGGAATGGTTTTGGCTGCATAATCGATGGAAACACGGGAGCGATCTAGAAATGAATAAATGA
- a CDS encoding YjbH domain-containing protein, which yields MSSQSRIIWTCLAVLAVFAFSKAEAAPTLQGSTGLANVVSADVLPAHSFSIGRYNRPGEKNEVVVFGLGQALEVGALHRTEGEQGAAVRWNVKWALAQEQILRPGIAVGVEDVGAQAQRTTYAVASKGLPFGLRLHAGVGNGRYHGLFGALEAPLLPQTKLFLEQDGRQWSAGVRVSVGPDFRLDAGHYAGKTYVGGSYTY from the coding sequence ATGAGCAGCCAGAGTCGCATAATATGGACCTGTCTAGCTGTATTAGCCGTGTTTGCTTTTAGTAAAGCCGAGGCGGCGCCGACACTACAGGGAAGCACGGGCTTGGCTAATGTAGTCAGCGCAGATGTACTACCGGCTCACAGCTTTAGTATTGGCCGGTACAATCGGCCAGGAGAAAAGAACGAGGTAGTTGTTTTCGGCTTGGGGCAGGCTTTGGAAGTTGGCGCTTTGCACCGCACTGAGGGGGAACAAGGCGCTGCAGTGAGATGGAATGTAAAATGGGCCTTGGCGCAAGAGCAGATTTTGCGTCCAGGCATTGCTGTCGGCGTGGAAGATGTTGGTGCGCAAGCGCAACGGACGACATACGCTGTTGCCAGTAAAGGCTTGCCTTTCGGTTTGCGTCTGCATGCTGGTGTTGGCAATGGACGGTATCATGGTTTGTTTGGCGCTTTAGAAGCGCCCTTGCTGCCGCAGACTAAGTTGTTTTTGGAGCAAGACGGACGACAGTGGAGCGCTGGGGTTCGCGTTTCCGTAGGACCTGATTTTCGGCTGGATGCCGGGCATTATGCAGGCAAGACCTATGTGGGCGGAAGCTATACGTACTAA
- the lpxD gene encoding UDP-3-O-(3-hydroxymyristoyl)glucosamine N-acyltransferase yields MKTLGEIAKLVSGVIDESHAALPINTVTNIEEAGPEDITFAVAPHLEKAAASRAGAVLVAKDVATDFPKVAVRVDNPRAAFAILLEIFSPRPVVERGVHPAAIVAEDVVLGDNVAIMPCAVIDSGVSIGANTIVYPHSYVGVGSRVGNDCILYPNVTVREGCELGDRVIVHSGAVIGSDGFGFVTVDGSHRKVPQVGGVRIEDDVEIGANTCLDRATTGWTVVRRGTKIDNLVHLGHNVEVGEHCFFVAQTGIAGSTKIGNRVTFAGQSGSAGHLVIGDNCVFAARSAPIGNIASNSFCGGFPARPYKDWLKNEAAVTKVPELLKRVRELETQLKQLALGESKV; encoded by the coding sequence ATGAAAACGTTAGGTGAAATTGCGAAATTGGTATCTGGGGTCATTGATGAGTCCCATGCGGCGTTGCCGATTAACACGGTGACGAATATTGAAGAGGCGGGGCCGGAGGATATTACCTTTGCCGTAGCGCCACATTTGGAAAAGGCGGCAGCCAGCCGCGCAGGAGCTGTCCTGGTGGCGAAGGATGTTGCTACTGATTTTCCAAAAGTTGCGGTGCGGGTGGACAATCCGCGCGCTGCCTTTGCGATTCTGCTGGAGATTTTCTCGCCGAGGCCAGTGGTTGAGCGGGGTGTACACCCTGCGGCGATCGTGGCGGAAGATGTAGTATTGGGTGATAATGTGGCCATCATGCCTTGCGCGGTCATTGATTCCGGCGTTTCTATAGGTGCTAATACGATCGTGTATCCTCATAGCTATGTCGGTGTCGGTAGTCGAGTGGGAAATGATTGCATTCTTTACCCCAATGTAACAGTTCGCGAAGGCTGTGAGTTGGGAGATCGGGTTATTGTGCATAGCGGCGCTGTTATTGGCAGTGACGGCTTTGGCTTTGTGACCGTAGACGGCAGTCATCGCAAAGTGCCGCAAGTAGGCGGCGTACGTATTGAAGATGATGTGGAAATCGGCGCTAATACCTGCCTGGATCGGGCGACAACAGGTTGGACCGTTGTGCGCCGCGGTACGAAAATTGATAACTTAGTGCACTTAGGGCATAACGTGGAAGTCGGAGAGCATTGTTTTTTTGTGGCTCAGACTGGTATCGCCGGCAGCACGAAAATCGGCAACCGGGTTACTTTCGCCGGCCAATCCGGCAGCGCAGGTCACCTTGTTATTGGTGATAATTGCGTTTTTGCAGCGCGTTCCGCGCCAATTGGCAATATTGCCAGCAATTCCTTTTGCGGCGGCTTTCCGGCGCGTCCGTACAAAGACTGGCTGAAAAATGAAGCGGCAGTTACTAAAGTTCCTGAACTGTTGAAACGTGTGCGGGAACTGGAAACGCAGCTAAAGCAGCTGGCGCTAGGTGAGTCCAAAGTATGA
- a CDS encoding OmpH family outer membrane protein produces MMQKKRTIALVLALCFAVLLVGGCSSQPTVGFVDMEKVVKESPKVKTLQDQLDAKEKEIMEKMQKEQSGDQAEAQQKQQALAGEYRQLQKQVGEQFESDLKKTLEQIAQEKKLTVILYKREVAQGGVDVTDEVLKRLQ; encoded by the coding sequence ATGATGCAAAAAAAACGTACGATTGCACTGGTTTTGGCGCTGTGCTTTGCAGTTCTTTTAGTTGGCGGCTGCAGCAGCCAGCCGACAGTTGGTTTTGTGGATATGGAGAAAGTAGTTAAAGAAAGTCCTAAAGTCAAAACCTTGCAGGATCAATTGGACGCCAAAGAAAAAGAAATTATGGAAAAAATGCAGAAAGAGCAAAGCGGCGACCAGGCGGAAGCGCAGCAGAAGCAGCAGGCTTTAGCAGGAGAATATCGTCAATTGCAGAAACAAGTTGGCGAACAGTTTGAAAGCGATTTGAAAAAGACGCTGGAGCAAATTGCTCAAGAAAAGAAATTGACGGTTATTTTGTACAAGCGGGAAGTAGCCCAAGGCGGCGTTGACGTTACCGACGAAGTGCTCAAACGTCTCCAGTAA
- a CDS encoding OmpH family outer membrane protein — MMKLEKRQIRMISLAIVAFFVLSVVGIAMSQSGSVSHAAAAGSGSVGVVNYDMLVSQHPDYTVAQKSFEDEVALAKKDFDAKAATMNDKEKQDYYMQIQERLQLKKASLLGSVNDKVTAAVKAVADAKGLAIVIDKGNVVYGGQDITDEVIKKFK; from the coding sequence ATGATGAAATTAGAAAAACGTCAGATTCGCATGATTTCCCTGGCTATTGTAGCCTTCTTTGTACTCAGCGTGGTGGGCATTGCGATGTCGCAGTCCGGCAGCGTAAGCCATGCAGCAGCAGCTGGCTCCGGCAGCGTAGGAGTTGTCAATTATGATATGCTCGTATCGCAGCATCCGGACTATACGGTAGCGCAAAAGTCCTTTGAAGACGAAGTAGCACTGGCTAAAAAAGATTTTGACGCCAAAGCGGCTACCATGAACGACAAAGAAAAGCAAGATTACTACATGCAGATCCAAGAACGGCTGCAATTGAAAAAAGCCTCCCTTTTGGGAAGCGTCAACGACAAAGTGACCGCAGCGGTTAAGGCTGTGGCCGATGCTAAAGGACTGGCCATTGTCATTGACAAAGGCAATGTCGTTTACGGTGGACAAGATATTACCGACGAGGTTATCAAAAAATTCAAATAA
- a CDS encoding outer membrane protein assembly factor codes for MNKKQKYGKVLLAAWLSGGFWMMSSDVVLAAPEAPEASTAGTPAGPVDYTGRTISAVKIHGNQVIKDSELLPYIQVKPGDAWKSVSIQTDLKALYESGWFADVTATFVEAPEGVQVVYVLRENPVLNKVNIVGNTKIATEKLRALLTVPEGKVLNAKQLQDNAAAIEELYKTEGYILAKVSDLSLDKDGVLKVSINEGVVEDIIVKGNEKTKSYVVTREMKLKKNEPFNSKLAKRSLQRIYNLGFFEDVNFKLNPGREPNAVIIEIDVVEQKTGVFTIGAGYSKTDGMIGILEVGDNNFRGTGDKVKVHWELGGRGARNTNRKNRNYEFSYTRPWVDDKETSLSFTLYDMTNEYTDYYDNTNTERSTYDKRRKGVEITLGRPQGEFVRNYITLKHRTDQYMGYEEGPVDYEAAPGSLHYDPEYNSDYLKRNYGTTNSVMLQRVFDNRDNIFNATEGRRLSVSGEYAGLGGDFSFKKYNTELRTYRKVGRDHVLAFRGMAGWANGELPDSQRFSLGGADTLRGYLDDQFKGNKMWATTVEYRFPVAKKVYGVVFGDAGRAWSGINGGNSWKKSFGVGVRMNTPLGSVRLDYGKGDETGRFHFSFGGQF; via the coding sequence ATGAATAAAAAGCAAAAATACGGTAAAGTTCTTTTGGCGGCATGGCTGTCAGGCGGATTCTGGATGATGAGCAGCGATGTAGTATTGGCGGCGCCGGAGGCGCCTGAAGCTTCTACTGCAGGAACGCCAGCCGGGCCAGTGGATTATACAGGGAGAACAATTAGCGCCGTAAAAATTCATGGCAATCAAGTAATTAAGGATAGCGAGCTATTGCCGTATATTCAGGTAAAGCCGGGCGATGCGTGGAAGTCGGTTTCCATCCAAACCGACTTGAAAGCATTGTATGAAAGCGGTTGGTTTGCTGATGTGACGGCGACCTTTGTGGAGGCGCCGGAAGGCGTGCAGGTTGTTTATGTTTTGAGAGAAAATCCGGTGCTAAATAAAGTCAATATTGTTGGCAATACTAAAATAGCGACAGAGAAACTGCGTGCGTTGCTTACCGTGCCGGAAGGCAAAGTGCTCAATGCGAAACAATTGCAAGATAATGCGGCAGCTATTGAAGAACTGTATAAAACAGAAGGATACATACTTGCTAAAGTCAGCGATCTCTCCTTGGATAAAGATGGCGTATTGAAGGTCAGTATCAACGAAGGCGTTGTAGAAGATATTATTGTCAAAGGCAATGAAAAAACCAAAAGTTATGTAGTGACTCGGGAAATGAAGTTGAAGAAAAACGAGCCCTTTAATAGTAAGCTGGCCAAGAGAAGTTTGCAGCGTATTTATAACTTAGGCTTTTTTGAAGATGTTAATTTTAAACTGAACCCTGGACGTGAACCCAATGCAGTTATTATTGAAATTGATGTAGTAGAACAAAAAACAGGCGTCTTTACTATTGGCGCCGGCTATAGCAAAACAGATGGTATGATTGGCATTTTAGAAGTTGGTGATAACAATTTCCGTGGCACTGGTGATAAGGTCAAGGTGCATTGGGAATTGGGCGGAAGAGGCGCAAGAAATACAAATCGGAAAAATCGCAACTACGAGTTTAGTTATACGCGTCCTTGGGTAGATGATAAAGAAACTTCTCTTAGTTTTACATTGTATGATATGACCAACGAGTATACCGATTACTATGACAATACCAATACAGAGCGCTCTACGTATGATAAGCGGCGCAAAGGGGTAGAAATTACCTTAGGGCGCCCACAAGGTGAATTTGTTCGAAACTATATTACCTTGAAGCATCGGACTGATCAGTATATGGGTTATGAAGAAGGACCGGTTGACTATGAGGCGGCTCCAGGATCACTCCATTACGATCCCGAATATAATAGTGATTATTTAAAAAGAAACTATGGGACAACCAATAGTGTTATGTTGCAGCGCGTATTCGATAACCGCGACAACATATTTAACGCGACAGAAGGACGACGGCTTTCTGTTTCCGGTGAATATGCTGGGTTAGGCGGCGATTTCTCATTTAAAAAATACAACACAGAACTTAGAACGTATCGTAAAGTTGGACGGGATCATGTTTTGGCTTTCCGGGGCATGGCAGGCTGGGCCAACGGAGAGCTGCCGGATAGTCAGCGCTTTTCCCTAGGCGGAGCGGATACCTTGCGCGGGTATTTAGACGATCAATTCAAGGGGAATAAAATGTGGGCGACAACGGTTGAATACCGTTTCCCCGTAGCGAAGAAAGTATATGGCGTAGTCTTTGGAGACGCTGGTCGCGCTTGGTCCGGTATCAACGGGGGGAACTCTTGGAAAAAAAGCTTTGGCGTTGGGGTTCGCATGAACACTCCTCTGGGATCGGTTCGTCTGGATTATGGTAAAGGCGATGAAACCGGCAGATTTCATTTTAGCTTTGGCGGCCAGTTCTAA
- a CDS encoding sigma-70 family RNA polymerase sigma factor — MKEYLEALQQIHILSFEEEAALWEKWQQEGDDASRKLLIESYQPLVFKTAMSFQVSTELKMDLIQEGTVGLIEAAERFDVKRGVAFSLFAVHRIRGRMLNYLEKEGRQTVTSIDLPWLEADGATLAEQLLDAGPAVATQVEQRYLVGQVQQALGRLPAKEQQVVSGIFLRDCEAKELAEELNVTLSHVYRLQKQGVRRIRGMLSRFMQHW, encoded by the coding sequence ATGAAGGAGTACCTGGAGGCATTGCAGCAAATTCATATTCTGTCCTTTGAGGAGGAAGCTGCTTTATGGGAAAAATGGCAGCAAGAAGGCGACGATGCCAGCCGGAAATTATTAATCGAAAGCTACCAACCTTTGGTTTTTAAAACGGCCATGTCATTTCAAGTCTCTACCGAGTTAAAAATGGACTTGATTCAAGAAGGGACGGTAGGGTTGATTGAGGCGGCAGAGCGCTTTGATGTAAAAAGAGGTGTTGCTTTCAGCCTCTTTGCCGTGCACCGTATTCGAGGACGCATGTTGAACTATCTGGAAAAGGAAGGCCGTCAAACGGTGACATCCATAGATTTACCTTGGCTGGAGGCGGACGGGGCCACGCTGGCGGAACAATTGTTGGATGCCGGTCCGGCGGTGGCGACACAGGTGGAGCAACGCTATTTAGTGGGACAAGTACAGCAAGCGCTAGGACGTCTTCCGGCAAAGGAGCAGCAAGTGGTAAGCGGTATTTTTTTGCGGGACTGCGAAGCCAAAGAATTAGCGGAAGAATTAAATGTTACTCTTTCTCATGTATATCGTTTGCAAAAACAGGGAGTACGCAGGATTCGCGGCATGCTCTCTCGCTTTATGCAGCATTGGTAA